In Archocentrus centrarchus isolate MPI-CPG fArcCen1 chromosome 16, fArcCen1, whole genome shotgun sequence, a single window of DNA contains:
- the irx1a gene encoding LOW QUALITY PROTEIN: iroquois-class homeodomain protein IRX-1a (The sequence of the model RefSeq protein was modified relative to this genomic sequence to represent the inferred CDS: inserted 2 bases in 1 codon; deleted 1 base in 1 codon; substituted 1 base at 1 genomic stop codon) → MSFPQLGYPQYLSASQAVYGSERPGVLTTSSRGGSTEIGGSPSATAAAVTSVLGMYANPYAHNYSAFLPYTSADLALFSQMGSQXELKDSPGVHPASFAAHTSPAFYPYGQFQYGDPARPKNATRESTSTLKAWLNEHRKNPYPTKGEKIMLAIITKMTLTQVSTWFANARRRLKKENKVTWGSRSKEDEDGNLLGSGDEAEKNEDEEEIDLESIDIDKIDDNDGDQSNEDDDDKSTEGSRDRRGGVGATGELDNLEKRRAFALQAHEAFEKSKNAISIHPGSKENSDSSNNNTTRVLSPDRPGSFPLPSNNKPKIWSLAETATSPDSSSQKPTSPCGTGATTHPSAPHHQIQTHPAFLPSHGLYTCQIGKFHNWTNGAFLGQNSLLNVRSFLGVNQHHHHQHNHHLPAQQQQQXQQHDSVVVSPVVAASAALSNDSKAQPESHSPKHIDHENGVRSDSPPTQTLKSSFRPIHDRSSLPSSARSPQDATQRVLTALSSA, encoded by the exons ATGTCTTTCCCCCAGCTAGGCTACCCGCAGTACTTGAGTGCCTCCCAGGCGGTTTACGGGAGCGAAAGACCGGGAGTGCTTACGACTTCGTCCCGGGGAGGGAGCACCGAAATCGGGGGAAGTCCGTCAGCCACTGCAGCGGCTGTCACGTCAGTGTTGGGCATGTACGCCAACCCGTACGCACACAACTACAGCGCTTTCTTACCATACACCAGCGCGGACTTGGCTCTTTTCTCACAAATG GGATCCCAGTAGGAGCTGAAGGACAGTCCTGGCGTCCACCCTGCCAGCTTTGCAGCCCACACATCTCCTGCCTTCTATCCATACGGCCAGTTTCAGTACGGGGACCCTGCTAGGCCCAAGAATGCCACCCGGGAGAGCACCAGCACCTTGAAAGCCTGGCTAAATGAGCACAGGAAGAATCCGTACCCGACCAAAGGGGAGAAGATCATGCTGGCTATCATCACCAAAATGACGCTGACGCAGGTTTCTACCTGGTTCGCAAACGCCAGGAGGAGGCTCAAGAAGGAAAACAAGGTGACCTGGGGTAGCAGGAGCAAAGAGGACGAGGACGGTAACTTGCTAGGAAGTGGAGACGAAGCGGAAAAAAACGAAGACGAGGAAGAGATTGATCTGGAAAGCATAGATATAGACAAAATCGACGACAACGACGGGGATCAAAGCAATGAGGATGATGACGATAAGTCAACGGAGGGGAGCAGGGACCGTAGGGGTGGCGTCGGTGCAACTGGAGAGTTGGACAACTTAGAGAAAAGACGGGCCTTCGCCCTACAGGCCCACGAGGCCTTCGAAAAATCTAAGAACGCTATTTCAATTCACCCAGGGAGTAAAGAGAACTCTGatagcagcaacaacaacaccaCAAGAGTTTTGTCTCCGGATAGACCTGGGAGCTTTCCTCTCCCGTCTAACAATAAGCCCAAAATATGGTCTTTAGCAGAGACCGCTACTAGTCCCGACAGCTCATCACAGAAACCCACGTCCCCTTGTGGCACAGGGGCCACCACTCACCCATCAGCGCCCCACCACCAGATTCAGACCCACCCCGCCTTTCTCCCCAGTCACGGACTGTACACTTGCCAGATTGGAAAGTTCCACAACTGGACAAATGGGGCTTTCTTAGGTCAGAACTCCCTGCTGAATGTGAGATCGTTTCTGGGAGTAAAccagcaccaccaccatcaacatAATCATCACTTGCcggcccagcagcagcagca gcagCAGCACGACTCAGTGGTGGTTTCCCCGGTGGTAGCAGCGTCAGCAGCGCTCAGCAATGACAGCAAAGCCCAACCAGAGAGCCACAGTCCCAAACACATAG atcacgAAAACGGT GTAAGGTCGGATTCACCTCCAACACAGACTCTGAAGTCTTCTTTTCGACCCATTCATGACAG ATCCTCTCTGCCTTCCAGCGCCAGGAGTCCACAAGACGCCACGCAACGGGTCCTCACTGCACTCTCCTCGGCTTGA